The Verrucomicrobium spinosum DSM 4136 = JCM 18804 DNA segment CGTCGTTCACATGACCTCCGGTTGGAGCGCCCTGGTGCTCTGCATCATCCTCGGCAAGCGCAAAGGCTACGGCAAAGAGCCGATGGCACCGCACAGCATGGTGCTTTGCATGGTTGGTACTGGCATGCTCTGGGTTGGCTGGTACGGCTTCAACGCTGGCTCCGCTCTTGGCGCTGACGCCATCGCTTCCAACGCCTTCGCTACCACCACCCTTGCAGCAGCGGTTGCTGGCTTTGTGTGGGGCATGCTTGAGTGGGTGCTGCGTGGCAAGCCGAGCGTGCTTGGCTTCTGCTCCGGCATCGTGGGCGGCCTGGTGGTTATCACCCCTGCTGCTGGTTTCGTGACCATGAACTCCGCAGTCATCATGGGCGTCCTCGCCGGTGTGGTTCCCTACTTCGGTGTGTCCGTCCTCAAGAAGGCTCTTGGCTACGACGACGCTCTGGACACCTTCGGTGTGCATGGCATCGGCGGTACCCTTGGTGCCATCCTGACCGGTGTCTTCGCTGACGAAAAGGCGAACGCCATCGTGGGTCCTCTTAAGGAAGGCCTTCTGGTTGCCCAGCTCAAAGCCGTCGCTCTCACCATCGTCTGGAGCGTGGTTGCCACGACCATCATCGCCCTCGTGGTTAAAGTGGTGGTGGGCCTCCGCCCGACTCCTGAAGTGGAAGAAGAAGGTCTCGACATCCCCGAGCACGGCGAGGCTGGTTACGAGCTGCACTAAGACAGCGTTCGTTTCATCAACCACACTCTCCCTATCTGGCCGGGGCACTGCAAAGTGCCCCGGCCTTTTTTATTGGGGGGGAGGCAAAGGTTCAAGCACCTTACATCAGGGGCGTCGCACGAACCTCCGATGTCGCTGGCCCAGATGGACAGCCCCCTCACCCCTAGGAACAACACCTGAGCGCGCAGCGCTTTGGGGACAGCGGTGAGCATCACCGCTTTCGCTCCCTTTGTGATCTCCTCACACCTACTCGCCCTCACCAGCGCCTCCTCGCCCGTGACTCCCCCGCGCATCACGCGCAAAGTGGGCAGACCCCAAAAAACTCCAGCTCGTGATAGAGCTTCTTGAACCCCGACTGTTTCGAAATCTTCGCCTCCAGCGCTTCCACTGGGCAAGCGATATCGAGCTTCTCAATCACTCCGCACTCGGTGCAGATCAGATAGTCACTGTGCTTCCCCGGTACGTTCAGTGTGTAATACGCGGAGCGGTCGTGCAGCCCCAAACGCCGCAGAATGCCCTGCTTCTCCAGCCGCACCAGCAACCGGAACACGGTAGCCCGGTCACAGCGGTCCTTCAGCGTGGGAGAATCCGCCAGATCCGCCAACGTAAGCGGCTTGGCGGTGGCGATCAACAGATTGAGCAGTTCCTCAAGCGCCCAAGTTCTCCGCAGGCCAACCTCCCGGCATCGGGCAATGGTGTCATTGAGCAGGGTATCCTCGGGAGACGGCATCCATTAAAGGTCGCAAACGTCCCGCCCATGCGCAAGCCCCAGCTATTCTTCGCCTTCGTAATAATCGGCATCCGAGACCTGCACCACACGGTTATCCGGCTTGAGCATTTTCCTCCCGGACCGGGGGTAAGTGATCACATCCGCCCGATGATGGTCCGCCAAAACGTAGTAAACCAGCGCCTCCGCACCCTCGTCGGCAGTGATCTGATGAAACTCCCCGGGATGACAGATCACATGATCTCCCGGCCCGATCATCTCCTCGCCGCCCACTCCAATCAGGCGGCCGCGACCGGAAATGACGAGGTAGTATTCCGTCTGAGCGGCATGCGCATGCAACGGGAAATTGGTCTTGCCCGGTGGCACCGTCACCAGCTCCACATCAAACGGATGGCCCCCGCCCCACGGACCCGTGTCTTTGATGCCACCCAGCGCCAGGGAGACATTCTGACGCCTAACTTCAAAGCGACCTCCCGGCGACCGGCGGTGTTCCACCGGCACCGAGTTTACATTCACCTTCTCCATGGCATTGAGACGTCCAGACGCCCTTCCATGACCCTGGAAACTCAGTCCAGATCCAGCTCCGGCTTGAAGTCCGCAGCGTGATAAGAACTGCGTACCAGCGGCGCACTGGCAACATGGCGGAAGCCTTTCTTCAGCGCGATCTGCTTGTAGTTCTCAAACGTGTCGGGGTGAACGTACTCCACCACTGGCAGGTGATTGGCAGACGGGCGCAGGTACTGCCCCAGGGTCAGCACGGTCACGCCGTGCTCCAGCAGATCGTCCATGGCCTGGAAGAGTTCCGGCTCTGTCTCACCGAGGCCCAGCATCAGGCCGCTCTTGGTGGCCACCTTGCCACCCAGTTCCACTGCCATTTCCTTGGCGCGCTTCAGCACGTTCAGGCTGCGATGGTACTTGGCGCGGGAACGCACCAGCGGAGTCAGACGCTCCACCGTCTCCAGATTGTGGTTGAAGATCTCCGGCTTCGCCTTCATCACGGTCATGAGGGCGTCGTCCTTGTCATTGAAATCCGGCACGAGAATCTCAATCGTGATGCCCGGCTGGACTTCACGAACCGCCTCGATCGTCCTGGCAAAGTGTTCCGCACCACCGTCTGGCACGTCATCTCGGGCCACGGCCGTGATCACGATGTGGTTCAGTTTCATCCGCTGAACGGCCTGGGCGACCCGCTGGGGCTCGTCTGCCTCCAGCGCAAAGGGCTTGGCCGTCTTCACCGCACAGAATCCACAGGCCCGTGTGCAGCGGTCGCCCGCGATCATGAAAGTTGCTGTGCCCTGGCTCCAGCACTCCCAGCGGTTGGGGCATTGGGCCTCTTCGCAGACGGTGTGCAGGCGCAAGTCGGAAATCAGGGACTTCGTGCTCCAGAACACGGGGTCACGCGGGAGCTTCACACGAATCCAGTCAGGCTTCTTTTCTGTGTGCAGCGCAGGGTCAATCTTGGGCGTCATTGCAATGGTGATCGTACGCAGGAAGTACGGCTCCACAAGGACGGAAGGTGCCGGAAGTTCAGAGAACCGAACTTCCTCCCTCCCACCGTCGTGACTTCCGGCTTGTCTTCGAATGACCTCGCAGCCCGGGTTGGGACTGTCTCAAGCCCGAATCATGCTCGCTGCCACGTCCTCATTCCCGGGAGCCGCACGCCCCACCGGTGCCGTCTGGGCCGAGTTCGCCAGACGAGCCGTCCAATCCTCCGCTGCATCCACGAAACTTCCCACCGCCTCGCCAAAGGCGGCCCCTGTGAGCCCGTCTCCTTCAAAGGTTCTAAACAAGACAATCTCCCGCTCCAGCGGATCAAGTGAAAGGACCGCACCACCTGTTTCCGCGCCGAACAGATTGCCTTCCAGGAGGATCTGGAACACGTGCTCCTTGTTTTCCACCGGCACCTTGCCAAGCACTGAGTAAATCTGGAG contains these protein-coding regions:
- a CDS encoding Fur family transcriptional regulator gives rise to the protein MPSPEDTLLNDTIARCREVGLRRTWALEELLNLLIATAKPLTLADLADSPTLKDRCDRATVFRLLVRLEKQGILRRLGLHDRSAYYTLNVPGKHSDYLICTECGVIEKLDIACPVEALEAKISKQSGFKKLYHELEFFGVCPLCA
- a CDS encoding cupin domain-containing protein, which translates into the protein MEKVNVNSVPVEHRRSPGGRFEVRRQNVSLALGGIKDTGPWGGGHPFDVELVTVPPGKTNFPLHAHAAQTEYYLVISGRGRLIGVGGEEMIGPGDHVICHPGEFHQITADEGAEALVYYVLADHHRADVITYPRSGRKMLKPDNRVVQVSDADYYEGEE
- the lipA gene encoding lipoyl synthase → MTPKIDPALHTEKKPDWIRVKLPRDPVFWSTKSLISDLRLHTVCEEAQCPNRWECWSQGTATFMIAGDRCTRACGFCAVKTAKPFALEADEPQRVAQAVQRMKLNHIVITAVARDDVPDGGAEHFARTIEAVREVQPGITIEILVPDFNDKDDALMTVMKAKPEIFNHNLETVERLTPLVRSRAKYHRSLNVLKRAKEMAVELGGKVATKSGLMLGLGETEPELFQAMDDLLEHGVTVLTLGQYLRPSANHLPVVEYVHPDTFENYKQIALKKGFRHVASAPLVRSSYHAADFKPELDLD
- a CDS encoding type III secretion system chaperone, yielding MNAVSLLSELGSQMGISGLQFDDQGCARLVFDGSVTLNLEHEPSSSKLQIYSVLGKVPVENKEHVFQILLEGNLFGAETGGAVLSLDPLEREIVLFRTFEGDGLTGAAFGEAVGSFVDAAEDWTARLANSAQTAPVGRAAPGNEDVAASMIRA